The following is a genomic window from Cupriavidus taiwanensis.
AGGGAAACCGATGAAAAAGGTCCTGATTCTCGGCGTCAACGGCTTCATCGGCCACCACCTGACGCGCCGTATCCTGGAAACCACGCCGTGGGAGGTCTACGGCATGGACATGAACACGGACCGCCTGGGCGACCTCGTCGACCACCCGCGCATGCACTTCTTTGAGGGCGACATCACCATCAACAAGGAGTGGATCGAGTACAACATCCGCAAGTGCGACGCGGTGCTGCCGCTGGTCGCCATCGCAACCCCGGCCACCTACGTGCGCCAGCCGCTGCGCGTGTTCGAGCTGGACTTCGAGGCCAACCTGCCGATCGTGCGCGCCGCGGTCAAGTACCGCAAGCACCTGGTGTTCCCGTCGACCTCCGAGGTCTACGGCATGTGCAGCGATGAAGAATTCGACCCCGAGGCCTCGCCGCTGGTCTACGGCCCGATCAACAAGCCGCGCTGGATCTACGCCTGCTCCAAGCAGCTGATGGACCGCGTGATCCACGCCTACGGCATGGAGCAAGGGTTGAACTACACGCTGTTCCGCCCGTTCAACTGGATCGGCGCGGGGCTGGACTCGATCTTCGAATCGAAGGAAGGCTCGTCGCGGGTGGTGACGCAGTTCCTCGGCCATATCGTGCGCGGCGAACCGATCCGGCTGGTCGACGGCGGCGCGCAGCAGCGGGCCTTCGCCGACATCGCCGACGGCATCAACGCGCTGATGCGAATCATCGAGAATCCGGGCGGCGTGGCCAGCGGCAAGATCTACAACATCGGCAACCCGGGCAATATCCACTCGGTGCGCGAGCTCGCCGAGATGATGCTGACGATGGCCGCCGACTACCCGGAATACGCGCAGCAAGCGCGCAAGACGCAGATCGTCGAGACCTCGTCGGGCGAGTTCTACGGCAAGGGCTACCAGGACGTGCAGCACCGCGTGCCGAAGATCGACAACACCATCGAGGAACTGGGCTGGAAGCCCGAGATCACGATGGAAGCGGCGCTGCGCCGCATCTTCGAGGCGTACCGGGGCAAGGTGGTCGAGGCCCGCACGCTGGTCGATTCCGGCAACTGAGCGCATATCGCACATGGCACGCATTGCCCTGAAGGTTGACGTCGACACGCTGCGCGGCACGCGCCAGGGCGTGCCCCGGCTGCTGTCGATGCTGGCGGCCGCGCAGGCGCAGGCCACCTTCCTGTTCAGCCTGGGTCCGGACCATACCGGCTGGGCGCTGCGGCGGGTGTTCCGCCGCGGCTTCCTGCAGAAGGTATCGCGCACCTCGGTGGTGTCGAACTACGGCCTGCGCACGCTGATGTACGGCGTGCTGCTGCCCGGCCCGGACATCGGCCGCAAGGGCGCCGCCGAGATGCGCGCGGCGCGCGCCGCCGGGCACGAATGCGGCATCCATACCTGGGACCACGTCTACTGGCAGGACAACGTGCGCGCGCGCGATACCGCGTGGACCCGCGACCAGATGCAGCGCGCCTTCGCGCGCTTTCGCGAGATCTTCGGCGAGCCCCCGGCCACGCACGGCGCGGCCGGCTGGCAGATGAACGAGGCCGCCTTCCGCCAGATCGATATCTGGGGCATGGCCTACGCGTCAGACGGCCGCGGCAGCGCGCCCTATATCCCCACCATCGGCGGCGTGCCCTGCCGGCATGTGCAGATGCCGACCACGCTGCCGACGCTGGACGAGCTGATCGGCACCGACGGCCTGACCGAGGACAACGTCCACACGGCCCTGCTGAAGCTGACCGAAGGCACGCGCGACCATGTGTTCACGCTGCATGCCGAGCTGGAAGGCGGCAAGCTGGCACCGGTGTTCGAACGGCTGCTGGCGGGATGGCGTGCGCAGGGGCACGAGCTGGTGTCGATGGGGGCGTGGTATCGCGGGCTGGATTGCGCGGCGCTGCCGCGGCTGCCGGTGACGTGGGGGGAGATTCCGGGGCGGAGCGGGGAGTTGATTGTGCAGCCGCAGTTGGGCTGACGCATCGACCCGAATACCGATTGCGTGCTCCCTCTCCCGCTTGCGGGAGAGGGTTGGGGTGAGGGCCGGGCGTATCCACGAAGTTGAGACCTGTGGTATGCCAGCGCCTGCCCTCACCCCCTGCCCCTCTCCCGCAAGCGGGAGAGGGGAGCAAACCGAGCGGGTTTTTATGACTCGGTAGCCTACCCCCCGCGCCGCGCCCCCACCCGCAACCCATTGAACACCACCAGCAAGCTCGCCCCCATATCGGCGAACACCGCCATCCACATCGTCCCCATCCCCAGCACCGTCAGCACCAGGAACACGGCCTTGATGCCCAGCGCCAGCGCGATGTTCTGCCTGAGGATGCTCGCGGTGCGGCGCGACAGCCGGACGAAGGCCGGGATCTTGCGCAGGTCGTCGTCCATCAGCGCCACGTCGGCGGTTTCGATGGCGGTGTCGGTGCCGGCGGCGCCCATGGCGAAGCCGACATCGGCGCGCGCCAGCGCCGGGGCGTCGTTGATGCCGTCGCCGACCATGCCGATGCGGCCGCCGCGGGCATGGGCCGCGTCGGCCAGCGCGGCGATGGCATCGGCCTTGTCCTGCGGCAACTGGTTGCCGCGCGCTTCGTCGATGCCGACCTGCGCCGCGATCGCCTGTGCCGTGTGCGGGTTATCGCCGGACAGCATCAGCGTCTTGACGCCCAGCGCATGCAGCTCGGCAATCGCCTGCCGGCTGGTGTCGCGCACGGTATCGGCCACCGCGAACAGCGCCAGCGCCGTGGCCGCGCCCTGGCCATCCACCCGCGCCAGCAGCACCACGGTCTTGCCGGCGCGCTCCAGCGCTTCCAGCCGCGCTTCCAGCGCCGGCGAGCACGCGCCCAGTTCGTGCACCAGCCGGTGGTTGCCGAGCTGGTATTCGACGCCCTGCACCGTGCCGCGCGTACCGCGCCCCGGCAGCGCCTCGAACGCCTCCACCGGCAGCGTGGCGATGCCGTCTGCCTGCGCCGCCGTGGCCACCGCGCGCGACACCGGATGGTCCGAGCGCGCCGCCAGGCTGACGGCAATGGCGCGCGCCTGCGGGACATCGTCGGCCAGCAGCGCATGGTCGGTCTGCGCGGGCTTGCCGTGCGTGATGGTGCCGGTCTTGTCCAGCGCCACCCAGGCCAGCTCGCGGCCCTGCTCCAGGTAGACCCCGCCCTTGACCAGGATGCCGCGCCGCGCGGCCGCGGCCAGCCCGCTGACGATGGTGACGGGGGTAGAGATCACCAGCGCGCACGGGCAGGCAATCACCAGCAGCACCAGCGCCTTGTAGATCCAGTCCACCCAGCCGCCGCCGGCCACCAGCGGCGGCACCACCGCGACCGCCAGCGCGATCGCGAACACCGTGGGCGTGTAGATGCGCGCGAACTGGTCGACAAAGCGCTGCGTGGGCGCACGGCTGCCCTGCGCGGCCTCGACGGCGTGGATGATGCGCGCCAGCGTCGAGTCGCTGGCGGGCGCGGTCACGGTGTACTCGAGCTCGCCGGACTGGTTGATCGAGCCCGCGTAGAGCGCATCGCCCTCGGCCTTGTCGACCGGCACGCTTTCGCCGGTGATGGGCGCCTGGTCCAGCGCCGACTGGCCGCGCACGACCTTGCCGTCGAGCGCCACGCGCTCGCCCGGGCGCAGGCGCACCAGCGTGCCGACGGCGACGCCGGCGGCCGGCACGGTCTGCCAGCTGCCATCGGCGCGGCGCACAGTGGCCTGCTCGGGCGCCATCGCCATCAGGCCGCGGATGGCATTGCGCGCCCGGTCCAGCGACGCCGCCTCGATGCGCTCGGCCAGCGCGAACAGCACCATCACCATCGCCGCTTCGGGCCACTGGCGCAGCAGCAGCGCGCCGGTCACGGCGATGCTCATCAGCGCGTTGATGTTCAGGTTGCCGTTGCGCAGCGCGATCCAGCCCTTGCGGTAGGTGGTCAGCCCGCCCAGCGCCACCGCGGCCAGTGCCAGCAGCGCCGGCAGCCACGGCAGCCCCAGGCCCAGCCATTCCGTCGCCTCGGCCCCCAGCGCGGCCACGCCGGCCAGCGCCAGCGGCCACCACGGCTTGCGCGCGGTCGTTTCGGGCAAGACTTGCTGCGCGGCTTCGGCGCTGAGCGGAACCGGCCGCATGCCCAGGCTTTCGATGGCCTTTGCCACCGGCTCGGCCGACGGCAGCGTATGGTGCACCGTCAGCACGCGCTGGATCAGGTTGAATTCCAGCGCGGCGATGCCGGCCATGCCGCCCAGCTTGTTGCGGATCAGCGTTTCTTCGGTGGGGCAATCCATGGCGTCGATGCGCCACGCCGCGGTGCTGGCGCCGGCCGGGACCTCGACCGGTGCCGCCGGCGTCAGCGCGACGGTGGACGCGCACCCGCCGCCGCAACATGCGGCCGGCGCCGGTTCCGGGGCGTGGGCGTGGTGATGATCGTGACCGTGGTGATCGTGACCGTGATGCGCGTGGTCGTGCGCATGGCTGTCGCCATGCGCCCCGTGCTTTGCGGCGTGATCGTGTGGAAGAGCGTCTTCAGATGACGTGCGAGCCATGTCTTGTTGTTCCCGCTGGTTTGACCTGATGACATTGAAGACCCTGTAGTGGCTACAGAGTCAAGCGGCCCGGGGCTTGATGCCGCAGAGGCCGCCTGGGCCACCGCGGGCCGCTAGTGCTCGCAGTTGACCATCCACGACATGCCGAAGCGGTCCACCAGCATGCCGAAGCCTTCGGCCCAGAAGGTCTTCTGGTACGGCACCACCACCTGGCCGCCCTCGCTCAGGCCTTCGAAGATGCGCCGGCCCTCGTCGCGGCTGACCCCGCCGACCGACAGGCTGAAGCCGCTGAAGGCCGGGCGCTCTCCGGGACGGCCATCGGAGGCCATCACCTGGTTCTCGCCAATCTGGAGGTTGGCGTGCATCACCTTGTCTTTCCAGTCATCGGGCACCGCCATGCCCTGGTCCGGCGGCGCTTCCTTGTAGCGCATCGCAAACGTGACCTGCGCACCCAGCACCTTGCCGTAAAAGGCCACCGCCTCGTCGAAGCGGCCGCCGAAATCCAGATAGGGTTGCACCTGCATGTTGCTCTCCTGGTTGTCCATCGGGTTGCATGACCTCGAACCGCCGGGCGCTCCGGCGCCGGACGCGCCCGGTACGCGCCCGGTACGCGCCCGGTACGCGCGCCATTATGCGCGCGCGCGGGGCCAGTGCAAGGACGGCTTCAGGACACGGCGGCGGGGGTGGCGGCCGCCGGCACCGGCATCGGCTCGGCCGGGAACTGCAGCGTGAACACGGTCAGTCCGTCAGCGCTGCGCACCGTCACGCTGCCGCCATGCAGCCGCATGATGGTGTCGACGATGGCCAGCCCCAGCCCGGTCGATGCCGCAGAGTTGCGCCGCGACGGATCGGCACGGTAGAAGCGGCCGAAGATGTGCGGCAGCGTCTCCGGCGGAATCGCCGGGCCCGCGTTGCTGACGCGGATGCCGGTGCCGGCGCCGGTGCCGGTGCCGGACGCGGCGGCCACGCGCGCCACGTCGACCCGCACCGTGCTGCCCGCCGGCGCATGGCGCAACGCGTTGTCGAGCAGGTTGGTCACCGCGCGCCGCAGCAGCGTCTGGTCGGCCTGCACCGGGGCGGAGCCGGAGACCGTCAGCGCGACGTCGCGGTCCGCCGCCACCGCTTCGAAGTACTCGGCCATCTTGTCGAGTTCTTCACGCGCGTCGAGCGTGCGCACGTCCAGCGCCACCTGCGCGTGGTCGGCACGCGCCAGGAACAGCATGTTCTCGATCATGCGGGCCAGGCGCTCGTATTCCTCCAGGTTGGACTCGAGCAGCGCCTCATACTCGGCGGTATTGCGGCTTTGCGCCAGCGTGACCTGGGTCTGGCCGATCAGGTTGCTGATCGGCGTGCGGAAGTCGTGGGCCAGGTCGGCCGAGAACTCGGACAGCCTTGAAAAGCTGTCCTGCAGCCGCGCCAGCATGTCGTTGAGCGCGGCCGCCAGCTCGCGCAGCTCCGCCGGCGCGCTGCCGACATCGAGCCGCGTGGCCAGGCGGCTGGTGGTCACCGCGGCGGCGTCGGCGGCCATGCGCCGCAGCGGCCGCAGCGCGCGCCGCGCCAGCGCAAAGCCCAGCCCGGCCGCCACCGCGGCCCCGCACAGCGTGGCCCACAGCAGCTGGTGGCGATAGTCGCGGATCAGCGCGACGCGATAGCCGGCATCGCGCAGCACCACGATTTCCACGGCCTTGTCCGAGTCGCCCAGCTGGCCGAGCGCGGCAATGCCGCGCGAGGGCACGCCGTTCCTGGGGCGCCAGGTCTGCAGCATGCTTTTCTCGGGCTGCGTGGTGGCCGGCAGCACGCGCAGCGGCGGCACGGTCTCGTTGCGCGGGTTCAGCGTGACCAGCGGCTCGCCCTGGCGCGTGCGCACCACCAGGATCAGGCCCTCGTGGCCCATCGCGATATCGGCAAAGCGGTGGGTATCGGCACGGATCTCGGCTTCGCTGCGCACCTCGCGCAGCAGGTGGCGCACCAGCAGCACCTCGCCCACCAGCTCGCTTTCATCGCGTCCTTCGAGCTGGGCCGACAGCGCGCTCGACAGGTACGCCGCCACGCTGGCCAGGATCGCCGCGGTGGCCAGCCCGTACGCCAGCGCCAGCCGCGTGGTGAGCGAAGACGGCAGCCGCATCATGCGTCGTGCACCCGCTCATCGCCGTCGTCCAGCACATAGCCCATGCCGCGGCGCGTATGAATCAGCTTGCGCGGGAACGGGTCGTCGACCTTGGCGCGCAGGCGCCGGATCGACACGTCGACCACATTGGTGTTGCTGTCGAAATTGACGTCCCACACCTGCGAGGCGATCAGCGAGCGCGACAGCACTTCACCGCGCCGGCGCGCCAGCAGGTACAGCAGCGCGAACTCCTTCGAGGTCAGGTCGATCTTCTGGCCGGCGCGCACCACGCGGCGGCGGATGGCATCGATCTGCAGGTCGGCCACTTCGATGAACTCGCTCTCGCGCAGCGGCCCGCGGCGCAGGATGGTGCGGATGCGCAGCACCAGCTCGGCAAAGGCGAAGGGCTTGACCATGTAGTCGTCGGCGCCGAGCTCCAGGCCCTTGAGGCGGTCCGACAATTCATCGCGCGCGGTCAGGAACAGCACCGGCGTGTCGCGCTCGCGGCGCAGTTCGCGCAGCACCTCCCAGCCATCCAGGCCAGGCAGCATCACGTCCAGCACGATCAGGTCATAGGGATGCTCGCGCGCGTGGGCCAGGCCGTCCGCGCCGTCGCGCGCCAGGTCCACCACGAAGCCGGATTCGGTCAGCCCCTTGTGCAGGTAGTCGCCCGCCTTGGGTTCGTCCTCGACAATCAGGATACGCATGATTCAGTCACTTTCCGGCGGCCCAGTGCCGCCATGGCGTAACGCTAGCCGAGGATGGCGGCAAATGGGTAAAGATTGCAGAAATGTCATCGCCATGCCAGCGCGTTGCCACGGCATGGCCAGGCAAAACACCGGTAGAATGCGCGCTCACCTCCCCTGCGCGCGACTACTCGCGCGCATCGTCTTCCATTCTGCCGGTTTCGCTGCGATGAAACGCCTGTCTAGCTCCTTGTTGCTGTCTCTTGCCCTGCTTGCGCTGCCCGCTGCGGGCACTGCCGCGGCGGCAACCCCGCTGTGCGGCGCGGTGCAGGCGGCTGGCCTGTCGCTGCCGGACCGGCATGTCGCGGCCAAGCTGGCGGCGGAAGCGTCGCTGGACGGCGACGCAGGTTGCGGCAGCGCCGTGCGCGTGATGGCCGAGCCGGCCGGCGACGGCGCGCCATTGCAGCTGGGCGAGCCGGATGCGCCCCAGGACAGCACCGCTGACACCGCCTTGCCGCCCGCCGCTTCGAACGTGCTGCGCGAGCTTCCCGCCGAGGTGTTCGTGCACCGCGCGCATGTGGCGCCGATGGCCACGCCGGCGGCATTCACCGGCATCCTGCCGATGCTGCCCGTCTTGCGGCTGCTGCCCACGCACTGCTGAGCGCGCGGCTCAGGCGGGACTTAATCGACGCGGAAGAATTCGATCGACTGCCCGGCGTTGACCGCCCGCTGCAGCCAGTCAGGATACTCGCCCTGCCCGTCCCAGCTCTGCCCCAGGGCATTGCGGTACAGCGGACGCGCGCCCGCGGCCTTCGGCGCCGCGGCGGGGACCGCCGCTGGGGCAGGTTCGTCGGCGCCCGCGGACGAAACCGGAACGTAGTCGAAGCATCCGGCCTCGACGAGGTCGTCGAGGGTCAGGGCATGACGGTCCATTTGCTCGCGGATCCACGCCACCGCAGCGAGTTTGGCTGAATCAGACTCGGACATGACTCTTGTGAGAGGCCCGCTGCATTTCCGCGGGCAATGAAAAACCGGCGATGGAACCGCAGGCCGGTCGGACAGCCATGATTCTACAGCCTTTGCCCGGCGGCAGCGTCTGCGGCGTGCATGCAGTGCCGGCTACGGCGCGCCGGATGACGCCAATGTCATGTTGCGGTCATGCTCGTGTGGGTGGGCGCCTCCTAGACTAGCCACACCGCCGCCCATCCCGGGCCGGCAACCTTACGGAGAAGCGATCCATGCATGCACTCAGGCAAGTCTTTGTCGCCACCGCCCTTATTGCCGGCGTTGCCGGCGCCGCGCAAGCCGCGCCACGCAGCGTCGATCCGTTCAGCGATGGCGCGCACAGCGTGACCAGCTCGCGCAGCCCGTTCACCGACGGTGCCAACGCCGCCACCGGCACGCGCAGCAGCTTTACCGACGGCGCGCACACCGCAACCGGCGCGCGCAATCCGTTCGCCGATGGTGCCCACAATCCCAACGGCCCGCGCGACAGCTTCAGCGACGGCGCCTGATGGTGCCGCGCCAGCGCGCCTGACTCAGCGCACCTGACTCAACGCGGCTGACCCGGCCCGCCTGACTCAGCGCACCTCGCCGTAGATGCGGCGCGCATCGGCCGCATCCGCGATCGGCCGCCCCAGCGTCAGCCCGCCCTGCACCGCCTGCGC
Proteins encoded in this region:
- a CDS encoding H-NS family nucleoid-associated regulatory protein; the encoded protein is MSESDSAKLAAVAWIREQMDRHALTLDDLVEAGCFDYVPVSSAGADEPAPAAVPAAAPKAAGARPLYRNALGQSWDGQGEYPDWLQRAVNAGQSIEFFRVD
- a CDS encoding VOC family protein produces the protein MQVQPYLDFGGRFDEAVAFYGKVLGAQVTFAMRYKEAPPDQGMAVPDDWKDKVMHANLQIGENQVMASDGRPGERPAFSGFSLSVGGVSRDEGRRIFEGLSEGGQVVVPYQKTFWAEGFGMLVDRFGMSWMVNCEH
- a CDS encoding heavy metal translocating P-type ATPase, which encodes MDCPTEETLIRNKLGGMAGIAALEFNLIQRVLTVHHTLPSAEPVAKAIESLGMRPVPLSAEAAQQVLPETTARKPWWPLALAGVAALGAEATEWLGLGLPWLPALLALAAVALGGLTTYRKGWIALRNGNLNINALMSIAVTGALLLRQWPEAAMVMVLFALAERIEAASLDRARNAIRGLMAMAPEQATVRRADGSWQTVPAAGVAVGTLVRLRPGERVALDGKVVRGQSALDQAPITGESVPVDKAEGDALYAGSINQSGELEYTVTAPASDSTLARIIHAVEAAQGSRAPTQRFVDQFARIYTPTVFAIALAVAVVPPLVAGGGWVDWIYKALVLLVIACPCALVISTPVTIVSGLAAAARRGILVKGGVYLEQGRELAWVALDKTGTITHGKPAQTDHALLADDVPQARAIAVSLAARSDHPVSRAVATAAQADGIATLPVEAFEALPGRGTRGTVQGVEYQLGNHRLVHELGACSPALEARLEALERAGKTVVLLARVDGQGAATALALFAVADTVRDTSRQAIAELHALGVKTLMLSGDNPHTAQAIAAQVGIDEARGNQLPQDKADAIAALADAAHARGGRIGMVGDGINDAPALARADVGFAMGAAGTDTAIETADVALMDDDLRKIPAFVRLSRRTASILRQNIALALGIKAVFLVLTVLGMGTMWMAVFADMGASLLVVFNGLRVGARRGG
- a CDS encoding heavy metal response regulator transcription factor produces the protein MRILIVEDEPKAGDYLHKGLTESGFVVDLARDGADGLAHAREHPYDLIVLDVMLPGLDGWEVLRELRRERDTPVLFLTARDELSDRLKGLELGADDYMVKPFAFAELVLRIRTILRRGPLRESEFIEVADLQIDAIRRRVVRAGQKIDLTSKEFALLYLLARRRGEVLSRSLIASQVWDVNFDSNTNVVDVSIRRLRAKVDDPFPRKLIHTRRGMGYVLDDGDERVHDA
- a CDS encoding heavy metal sensor histidine kinase, with the protein product MMRLPSSLTTRLALAYGLATAAILASVAAYLSSALSAQLEGRDESELVGEVLLVRHLLREVRSEAEIRADTHRFADIAMGHEGLILVVRTRQGEPLVTLNPRNETVPPLRVLPATTQPEKSMLQTWRPRNGVPSRGIAALGQLGDSDKAVEIVVLRDAGYRVALIRDYRHQLLWATLCGAAVAAGLGFALARRALRPLRRMAADAAAVTTSRLATRLDVGSAPAELRELAAALNDMLARLQDSFSRLSEFSADLAHDFRTPISNLIGQTQVTLAQSRNTAEYEALLESNLEEYERLARMIENMLFLARADHAQVALDVRTLDAREELDKMAEYFEAVAADRDVALTVSGSAPVQADQTLLRRAVTNLLDNALRHAPAGSTVRVDVARVAAASGTGTGAGTGIRVSNAGPAIPPETLPHIFGRFYRADPSRRNSAASTGLGLAIVDTIMRLHGGSVTVRSADGLTVFTLQFPAEPMPVPAAATPAAVS
- a CDS encoding polysaccharide deacetylase family protein, with amino-acid sequence MARIALKVDVDTLRGTRQGVPRLLSMLAAAQAQATFLFSLGPDHTGWALRRVFRRGFLQKVSRTSVVSNYGLRTLMYGVLLPGPDIGRKGAAEMRAARAAGHECGIHTWDHVYWQDNVRARDTAWTRDQMQRAFARFREIFGEPPATHGAAGWQMNEAAFRQIDIWGMAYASDGRGSAPYIPTIGGVPCRHVQMPTTLPTLDELIGTDGLTEDNVHTALLKLTEGTRDHVFTLHAELEGGKLAPVFERLLAGWRAQGHELVSMGAWYRGLDCAALPRLPVTWGEIPGRSGELIVQPQLG
- a CDS encoding hydroxyquinol 1,2-dioxygenase; its protein translation is MHALRQVFVATALIAGVAGAAQAAPRSVDPFSDGAHSVTSSRSPFTDGANAATGTRSSFTDGAHTATGARNPFADGAHNPNGPRDSFSDGA
- a CDS encoding bifunctional UDP-4-keto-pentose/UDP-xylose synthase, translating into MKKVLILGVNGFIGHHLTRRILETTPWEVYGMDMNTDRLGDLVDHPRMHFFEGDITINKEWIEYNIRKCDAVLPLVAIATPATYVRQPLRVFELDFEANLPIVRAAVKYRKHLVFPSTSEVYGMCSDEEFDPEASPLVYGPINKPRWIYACSKQLMDRVIHAYGMEQGLNYTLFRPFNWIGAGLDSIFESKEGSSRVVTQFLGHIVRGEPIRLVDGGAQQRAFADIADGINALMRIIENPGGVASGKIYNIGNPGNIHSVRELAEMMLTMAADYPEYAQQARKTQIVETSSGEFYGKGYQDVQHRVPKIDNTIEELGWKPEITMEAALRRIFEAYRGKVVEARTLVDSGN